One Verrucomicrobiia bacterium genomic window carries:
- a CDS encoding polyphosphate kinase 2 family protein, giving the protein MKKSELVKRYRIDNGKKFKLDAIAPGDTWKLKSKEHAQEWLEEGVARLSELQARLYAQNQWGLLLIFQAMDAAGKDGTIKHVMSGVNPQGCQVYSFKVPSDEELSHDFLWRTAKCLPERGRIGIFNRSYYEEVLVVRAHPELLDRQRLPRQCVTKDIWSERFESIESFERHLHRNGFIVRKFFLHLSKEEQCRRLLSRLDEPEKMWKFSVADVEERKLWKDYQKAYEETIQRTATAKAPWYVVPADHKWFTRLVVAEVVVDALEGLGLSYPKVLPSRLKELAGMRKALMRESKR; this is encoded by the coding sequence ATGAAAAAGAGCGAATTGGTCAAACGCTACCGGATTGATAATGGAAAGAAATTCAAGCTCGATGCAATAGCTCCCGGTGACACCTGGAAGCTCAAATCCAAAGAGCACGCGCAGGAATGGCTTGAAGAGGGCGTGGCCAGGCTCAGCGAATTGCAGGCCAGGCTTTACGCCCAGAACCAATGGGGTCTGCTTCTCATTTTTCAGGCCATGGATGCGGCCGGCAAAGACGGCACCATCAAACACGTGATGTCGGGCGTCAATCCCCAGGGCTGCCAGGTCTATTCGTTCAAAGTCCCATCCGATGAGGAACTCAGCCATGATTTCCTCTGGCGCACCGCCAAGTGCCTGCCTGAGCGGGGCCGGATAGGCATTTTCAATCGGTCGTATTACGAAGAAGTCCTGGTGGTGCGAGCGCATCCCGAACTGCTGGACCGCCAAAGGCTCCCGCGCCAATGCGTGACAAAGGACATCTGGTCTGAGCGCTTTGAAAGCATCGAATCATTCGAGCGCCATCTGCACCGCAACGGTTTCATCGTGCGAAAGTTTTTCCTGCATCTCTCGAAAGAGGAACAGTGCCGGCGTCTGTTGAGCCGGCTGGACGAGCCCGAAAAGATGTGGAAGTTCTCCGTAGCTGATGTCGAGGAACGCAAGCTCTGGAAAGATTATCAAAAGGCTTACGAAGAAACCATTCAGCGAACGGCCACGGCAAAGGCCCCATGGTATGTGGTGCCCGCAGACCATAAATGGTTCACGCGGCTGGTGGTGGCGGAGGTGGTTGTGGATGCCCTCGAAGGCTTGGGATTGTCTTACCCCAAGGTCCTGCCGTCCCGGCTTAAGGAGTTGGCCGGCATGCGCAAGGCGCTGATGCGAGAGTCGAAGCGATAG
- the hpt gene encoding hypoxanthine phosphoribosyltransferase, translating to MDRPKRILSGMASSARNSNAPAVPLRWRGEIERVLISAEQIQRRLRTLSRHIQRDFAGRELVVVSLLNGTVMFLADLVRYLDLPLRLDFIGISSYGAGTESGELVITKELRLDVRGRDVLLVDDILDTGKTMRRVLGKLRALKPRRIRVCVLLNKPARRIGTVEAHYVGFDVPDFFVVGYGLDFAERFRNLPFVGVLHPHVYAQGTAKRAANGA from the coding sequence ATGGACCGGCCAAAAAGAATCCTCTCCGGCATGGCATCGAGCGCTCGAAACTCGAACGCGCCTGCCGTTCCACTCCGCTGGCGCGGTGAAATCGAGCGGGTCCTGATCTCGGCGGAGCAGATTCAACGCCGGTTGCGGACGCTATCCCGTCATATCCAGCGCGACTTTGCGGGACGTGAGTTGGTGGTGGTTTCCTTGCTTAACGGCACGGTAATGTTTCTGGCGGACCTGGTCCGCTACCTGGATTTGCCCCTGCGCCTGGACTTCATCGGCATCTCCAGTTATGGAGCAGGCACAGAGTCGGGCGAACTGGTCATCACCAAGGAACTGCGGCTGGATGTGCGCGGGCGCGATGTGCTGCTGGTCGATGACATCCTGGATACGGGCAAGACCATGCGCCGGGTGCTGGGAAAACTCCGCGCGCTCAAGCCGCGCCGGATCAGAGTCTGCGTGCTGCTGAACAAGCCGGCGCGCCGCATCGGGACGGTCGAGGCGCACTATGTGGGATTCGACGTCCCGGATTTTTTCGTTGTGGGATATGGGCTGGATTTTGCCGAGCGATTCCGAAACTTGCCTTTCGTAGGGGTCCTGCACCCCCACGTTTATGCCCAAGGCACTGCGAAGCGCGCAGCAAATGGCGCGTGA
- a CDS encoding MoaD/ThiS family protein: MRVKVSFYSYFKELAGCSEIAQELPEDSKLEELLQALWKRFPQLKPMQRSTLVAVGIEYQEPGYVLKEGDEVSLFPPVQGG; this comes from the coding sequence ATGCGCGTAAAGGTCAGTTTTTATTCTTATTTTAAAGAGCTGGCGGGATGTTCGGAAATAGCTCAGGAACTGCCCGAGGACAGCAAGCTGGAGGAGCTGTTGCAAGCCCTCTGGAAGCGCTTTCCACAATTGAAACCGATGCAAAGATCGACTCTGGTCGCCGTGGGAATCGAGTACCAGGAACCCGGCTATGTCTTAAAGGAAGGCGACGAGGTCTCGCTCTTCCCACCGGTGCAAGGAGGGTGA
- a CDS encoding molybdenum cofactor biosynthesis protein MoaE, with protein MKRELKITNEPVDEHQLLSGRALSTGMGAVVCFTGVVRESEAGQKIAAIEYEAFQRMAEHQFELLFDQMQQRWPIESVRLVHRTGVVAVNEPSLWVEVVAPHRGVAFEACRWLIDEMKRVVPIWKKPVKN; from the coding sequence GTGAAACGGGAACTAAAGATCACTAACGAGCCGGTTGATGAACACCAGTTGCTCTCAGGGCGCGCGCTCTCCACCGGAATGGGGGCGGTGGTCTGTTTTACTGGTGTGGTGCGCGAGAGCGAGGCGGGACAAAAGATTGCGGCCATCGAGTACGAGGCCTTCCAGCGGATGGCCGAACACCAATTCGAATTGCTCTTCGACCAAATGCAACAGCGCTGGCCAATCGAGTCGGTCAGGCTGGTTCACCGGACCGGGGTGGTGGCCGTCAACGAGCCGTCTCTTTGGGTGGAGGTCGTCGCGCCCCATCGCGGAGTGGCCTTCGAGGCCTGCCGCTGGTTGATCGATGAAATGAAGCGCGTCGTGCCGATTTGGAAGAAACCGGTTAAGAACTAG
- a CDS encoding thioredoxin domain-containing protein, with the protein MKTISTTAERPQANRLAREKSPYLLQHQFNPVDWRAWGEEAFAAARREDKPIFLSIGYSTCHWCHVMERESFENERVARFLNRHFINIKLDREERPDVDKIYMTFVQATTGQGGWPLNVFLTPDLKPFFGGTYFPPDAIHGRAGFLQLLEHIRQLWESRRGDVANSAQDIHSKLEQATAAEGQACDAGLLPEAVRSAGARLKQNYDPVHGGFGDAPKFPQPSHPQFLLRYGAGFHDPEAIDMVLRTCEHMAAGGIHDQLGGGFARYSVDRAWLVPHFEKMLYDNAQLAQLYLEAWLVSGNPLHAFVARDILDYVLRDMTHPEGGFYSAEDADSEGHEGKFYCWTTAELSSLLSREEFKVAARYFGMSEKGNFVDHSHPQPLSNQNVLSIVDPNVSDLERPPLESARRKMFAARGHRVRPHLDDKILASWNGLMLGAMARAYAVLGEEVYRAAAEKNLGFLQKRLWDPETRTLHHRWREGEHDQAQLLEGYAFLLSGVLDLYEATLLPRHLEFAIALAQSMMANFFDSGSGGFWQSPLQSTDLILRLKEYYDGAEPSGNSAAMMGLLRLGRLTGNESFIQAAEKTLHLFAGRLRQIPQAMAFMLQALDFWLVEPVRAVIAGDPEHPETKRLIHAAHSVYHPHKIILGSAGPVEPFARTLPTTEGPVAYLCTGTACQPPTNDSQKLSQMLKEIE; encoded by the coding sequence GTGAAGACCATTTCGACGACCGCCGAGCGCCCCCAGGCCAATCGCCTGGCACGGGAGAAATCGCCCTACCTTCTGCAGCACCAATTCAACCCGGTGGATTGGCGCGCTTGGGGGGAGGAGGCTTTTGCCGCCGCGCGGCGGGAGGACAAGCCCATTTTCCTCAGCATTGGCTACTCGACATGCCATTGGTGCCATGTCATGGAGCGGGAATCGTTCGAGAATGAGCGGGTGGCGCGGTTTCTCAATCGGCACTTCATCAACATCAAACTGGATCGGGAAGAAAGGCCGGATGTCGATAAGATTTACATGACATTTGTCCAGGCCACCACCGGCCAGGGCGGTTGGCCGTTGAATGTCTTCCTCACACCGGACCTGAAGCCCTTTTTCGGCGGCACCTATTTCCCACCGGACGCCATTCATGGCCGCGCCGGGTTTTTGCAGCTCTTGGAACACATCCGGCAGCTTTGGGAATCGCGCCGCGGAGATGTCGCCAATTCGGCGCAGGACATCCATTCGAAGCTCGAACAGGCGACCGCTGCCGAGGGGCAGGCTTGCGATGCCGGCCTTTTGCCCGAGGCGGTTCGTTCCGCGGGCGCGCGGCTCAAGCAAAACTATGACCCAGTCCATGGAGGGTTTGGTGACGCGCCGAAGTTCCCGCAACCGAGCCACCCGCAATTCCTGCTGCGCTATGGCGCCGGCTTTCACGACCCTGAAGCCATCGACATGGTGCTGCGCACCTGCGAGCACATGGCGGCGGGCGGCATTCACGATCAGCTTGGCGGCGGTTTTGCGCGCTATTCGGTGGATCGAGCGTGGCTGGTGCCGCATTTCGAGAAGATGCTCTACGACAATGCGCAACTGGCGCAGCTTTACCTGGAGGCCTGGCTGGTCAGCGGCAATCCGCTTCACGCATTTGTGGCACGAGATATTCTCGACTACGTTTTGCGAGACATGACGCATCCCGAGGGTGGATTTTATTCTGCCGAAGATGCCGACAGCGAAGGCCACGAGGGCAAATTCTATTGCTGGACGACGGCAGAACTGTCCAGCCTGCTGAGCAGGGAAGAGTTCAAAGTTGCTGCCCGCTATTTTGGGATGAGCGAAAAGGGCAACTTTGTCGATCATAGTCATCCGCAGCCGCTGTCGAACCAAAACGTCTTGAGCATCGTCGATCCAAACGTGTCCGATTTGGAGCGTCCGCCGCTGGAATCGGCGAGGCGCAAGATGTTTGCGGCGCGCGGCCATCGGGTGCGTCCGCATTTGGACGATAAGATATTGGCCTCATGGAATGGGCTGATGCTCGGGGCCATGGCGCGCGCCTATGCCGTGCTGGGCGAGGAGGTTTATCGCGCCGCGGCCGAGAAGAATTTGGGTTTCCTGCAAAAGAGACTTTGGGACCCAGAGACGCGAACTCTCCATCATCGTTGGCGCGAGGGCGAGCACGACCAGGCGCAGTTGCTCGAAGGTTACGCCTTCCTCCTTTCCGGGGTTTTGGATTTATACGAAGCGACACTCCTGCCGCGTCATTTGGAATTCGCCATTGCCCTGGCGCAAAGCATGATGGCGAACTTCTTTGACTCCGGATCAGGCGGTTTTTGGCAAAGCCCGCTTCAAAGCACGGACCTGATTCTGCGCCTCAAGGAGTACTACGACGGGGCGGAACCTTCGGGCAACTCAGCGGCCATGATGGGACTCCTGCGACTGGGAAGGCTCACAGGCAACGAAAGCTTCATTCAAGCCGCCGAAAAGACCCTCCACTTGTTCGCTGGTCGTTTGCGGCAAATCCCGCAAGCCATGGCTTTTATGTTGCAGGCGCTGGATTTTTGGCTGGTCGAACCTGTGCGGGCTGTGATCGCGGGAGACCCGGAGCACCCGGAAACAAAGAGGCTCATTCACGCGGCTCATTCGGTTTACCATCCGCACAAAATCATCCTGGGTTCCGCGGGGCCTGTCGAACCGTTCGCCCGGACTCTGCCCACGACCGAAGGGCCTGTCGCTTATCTCTGCACGGGAACGGCCTGCCAGCCACCTACAAACGATTCCCAAAAGCTTTCCCAAATGCTTAAGGAAATAGAATAG